DNA sequence from the Paenibacillus physcomitrellae genome:
CGGGAGCCGCCATCTTCTCTTCGAAGTTAGCGATCATCTCTTGCTTAAGGTCTAAGTCAAAGAGACCCCCTAAGGTTGGTTAGTTTCTTGCTCACTTCACGCAGATCCTGCTTTATGCTTACATCGTTCATCGTCATTCTTCCCCTCAGGCAAAAGTATAGCCGCCGCCTCTTTCCACTGCTTCTGAAAAGAGACGGGGCTTCATTAGTAAAATATATTAAACTGGGGCCGCCCGGAACCGCTACAGATAAAAATAGCGATTCGGAAAGGCCGGCGATTCTTCACTTTACAATTTACAAGCTTTACGCTTCCTGACCGTGGCAATGTTTATATTTCTTGCCGCTGCCGCATGGGCAGAGGTCGTTACGGCCTACGGCTTCTCCGCGCTGTACCGGATGTTTCTCCGCCGGTTCGCCGTTCGTCGAAACCTGGTTTTCGTCTACAACCGCTTGACGCTCCTGGTTAGTTTCGATCTGGGCTTTCATGATGTAGGTCGCAATTTCCTCCTGGATCGTTGCGATCATCTCATGGAACATTTCAAAGCCCTCGAACTGGTATTCGCGGAGTGGATCCGTACCGCCGTACGCACGCAGGTGGATACCTTGACGGAGCTGATCCATCGCATCGATGTGATCCATCCACTTGCTGTCTACAGAGCGGAGCACGATAACTTTCTCGAACTCGCGAATCATTTCTTCGCCGATTTGCTCTTCGCGGGCATTATATTTTTGCAGCACTTTCTCAAAAATATACTCGACGATCTCTTCTTTCTCTTTACCCCAAAGCTCGTCTTTGGTCATTTCACCGTCGAGCAGTTTGGCATTTACATAATCGGCCACTTCTTCAAGCTCCCAGTTCTCAGGGATGTCGTCGCTGCAGTGCGCTTCCACAATGCGTTCAACAACCGGCTTGATCATATCGAGCACGATTTCTTTGATGTTCTCGGACTCCAGAACCTCGCGGCGCTGTTTGTAGATGATTTCACGCTGCTGGTTCATAACGTCATCATATTGGAGGACGATCTTACGAACGTCGAAGTTGTTGCCTTCAACCCGTTTCTGAGCGGATTCGATCGCACGGGTAATCATTTTCGATTCGATAGGTGAATCTTCGTCAAAGCCGAGACGGTCCATCATGGCCAGCACGTTGTCCGCGCCAAACCGTTTCATCAGCTCATCGCCCATGGACAGATAGAACTGCGTAGAACCCGGGTCACCCTGACGGCCGGCACGGCCGCGCAGCTGGTTATCGATCCGGCGGGATTCGTGACGTTCCGTACCGATGATGTGCAGACCGCCGACTTCCTCAACGCCTTCACCCAGTATAATGTCGGTACCGCGGCCCGCCATGTTAGTGGCGATCGTTACGGAACCGGCTTCGCCGGCATGGGAGATGATCTCCGCTTCTTCAGCATGATATTTCGCGTTCAGCACTTTATGGGCTACACCTTTGCGTTTCAGCATTTCGGACAGCAGCTCGGAATTCTCAATAGATACCGTACCTACCAGTACCGGTTGCTTGTTCGCATGGCGCTTCACAATTTCGTCTACCACGGCGCGGAACTTGCCCGCTTCGGTCTTGTAGACAACGTCCGGCATATCGACGCGGCGGTTCGGACGGTTCGTAGGCACTTGAAGCACTTCAAGGCCATAAATCTTCTTGAACTCTTCTTCCTCCGTCTTCGCCGTACCGGTCATACCCGCCAGCTTGCGGTACATCCGGAAGTAGTTCTGGAACGTAATCGTTGCCAGCGTCATACTTTCATTCTGCACTTCAAGCTGCTCTTTCGCTTCAATCGCCTGGTGCAGACCATCGCTGTAACGGCGGCCCTGCATAATGCGGCCTGTAA
Encoded proteins:
- the secA gene encoding preprotein translocase subunit SecA translates to MLGLVKKIFGDMNERDVKRLSKTVDFINTLEPKFVELTDEQLQAKTVEFRERLDKGETLDDLLPEAFATVREASKRVLGKRHYDVQMIGGMALHEGRIAEMKTGEGKTLVGTLPVYLNALLGKGVHVVTVNDYLAQRDSAEMGQIYNFLGMTVGVNLNGMEHADKQAAYACDITYGTNNEFGFDYLRDNMVLYKEQMVQRPLYFCIIDEVDSILIDEARTPLIISGQAQKSAELYYAADRFVKRLVKEEDYTVDIKVKSVALTEAGVAKAERAFGISNLYDHANVTLNHHIVQALKANAIMRLDVDYVVSEGEVLIVDEFTGRIMQGRRYSDGLHQAIEAKEQLEVQNESMTLATITFQNYFRMYRKLAGMTGTAKTEEEEFKKIYGLEVLQVPTNRPNRRVDMPDVVYKTEAGKFRAVVDEIVKRHANKQPVLVGTVSIENSELLSEMLKRKGVAHKVLNAKYHAEEAEIISHAGEAGSVTIATNMAGRGTDIILGEGVEEVGGLHIIGTERHESRRIDNQLRGRAGRQGDPGSTQFYLSMGDELMKRFGADNVLAMMDRLGFDEDSPIESKMITRAIESAQKRVEGNNFDVRKIVLQYDDVMNQQREIIYKQRREVLESENIKEIVLDMIKPVVERIVEAHCSDDIPENWELEEVADYVNAKLLDGEMTKDELWGKEKEEIVEYIFEKVLQKYNAREEQIGEEMIREFEKVIVLRSVDSKWMDHIDAMDQLRQGIHLRAYGGTDPLREYQFEGFEMFHEMIATIQEEIATYIMKAQIETNQERQAVVDENQVSTNGEPAEKHPVQRGEAVGRNDLCPCGSGKKYKHCHGQEA